A single region of the Candidatus Chlorobium masyuteum genome encodes:
- a CDS encoding RNA-binding domain-containing protein yields MNLLQLIDLVASGEDGARQFKSDIRNAESLASEMAAFANAEGGSILIGVADNGSIKGLESSDVSRINQLISNAASHLVRSPLTVQTENILLENRNVVIVLTVPKGIDKPYFDKNGVIWLKCGADKRRVNTKEELRRLFQITNQFHADELPSKAEVDSLDKLRFRDFLKTTYQQEYPETDEKLKKLLQNMNLATDTGKLNLACVLLFAEKPEWIVPQFVVKAVRFPGNEIHQSEYLDIEDFTGALGAIFEGAMAFLMRNMHKVQAGRGINAPGTPEIPPVVFEELLVNALIHRDYFVSAPIRLFLFDNRIEIISPGHLPNNLTVAKIKTGNSNIRNPTLVSYVAKGLLPYRGLGSGIKRAIDAWPEIDFIDDRDGCLFTAIVHRKTIDGSVESSVESSVESSVEIDNPVLEQFRLNPELTLHALAKTLGISLRATEKRVANLQEKKQLKHIGPKKGGYWQVL; encoded by the coding sequence ATGAACCTTTTACAATTAATAGATTTGGTTGCTTCGGGAGAAGATGGCGCCCGGCAGTTCAAATCCGATATTCGGAACGCTGAATCTCTGGCATCTGAAATGGCAGCTTTTGCCAATGCTGAGGGAGGCTCCATTCTCATTGGCGTTGCGGACAATGGCTCCATAAAGGGCCTTGAAAGCAGTGATGTTTCGCGCATCAACCAGCTTATCAGTAATGCCGCCAGCCATCTGGTACGTAGTCCGCTTACGGTACAAACTGAAAATATTCTCCTTGAAAATCGAAACGTTGTCATTGTTCTTACCGTACCCAAAGGCATTGATAAACCCTATTTCGATAAAAACGGTGTGATCTGGCTCAAATGCGGTGCTGACAAGCGACGAGTCAATACAAAGGAAGAGTTACGACGATTGTTTCAGATAACCAATCAGTTTCATGCTGATGAACTTCCCTCAAAAGCAGAAGTTGACTCTCTCGATAAGCTTCGTTTCAGGGATTTTCTTAAAACAACCTATCAACAGGAGTATCCTGAAACAGATGAAAAGCTGAAAAAGCTTTTGCAGAATATGAATCTGGCTACCGACACGGGAAAGCTGAACCTTGCTTGTGTACTTTTATTCGCCGAAAAACCGGAATGGATTGTACCTCAATTTGTTGTTAAGGCGGTTCGCTTTCCTGGCAATGAAATCCATCAAAGCGAGTATCTGGATATTGAGGATTTTACCGGAGCGTTAGGAGCCATTTTTGAGGGCGCGATGGCCTTTTTGATGCGAAACATGCACAAGGTGCAGGCTGGGAGGGGAATCAATGCACCCGGAACCCCTGAAATACCGCCGGTGGTCTTTGAAGAACTACTGGTTAATGCCCTGATACACCGCGATTATTTTGTAAGCGCCCCAATCAGACTGTTTTTATTCGATAATCGAATTGAAATTATCAGTCCGGGTCACCTGCCCAACAACCTGACTGTCGCCAAAATCAAAACTGGTAATTCCAATATCCGTAATCCCACTCTCGTCTCCTATGTTGCAAAGGGTCTGTTACCATACCGGGGGCTTGGTTCTGGAATCAAACGGGCAATTGATGCGTGGCCGGAAATTGACTTTATCGATGATCGTGATGGTTGTTTGTTTACCGCCATTGTTCACCGTAAAACAATTGACGGTTCGGTAGAAAGTTCGGTAGAAAGTTCGGTAGAAAGTTCGGTAGAAATCGATAATCCTGTGCTCGAACAGTTCAGACTGAATCCTGAACTGACTCTTCATGCATTGGCGAAAACGCTGGGCATTTCATTGAGGGCAACTGAAAAAAGGGTGGCTAACTTGCAGGAAAAAAAGCAATTAAAACATATCGGCCCTAAAAAGGGCGGTTACTGGCAGGTACTTTAA
- a CDS encoding KGGVGR-motif variant AAA ATPase yields MNKNNIISFYSFKGGSGRSQLVANLAAYLCIYENKKILIIDWDLDAPGIDLFFNCERKIINRGLIDVFEDYIHTVRSGEIINENNLPIFDFSFNILLNGKGGEVDLLPAANYNKRNFSIAINNFDWFDYYENLDGKYHLEFIKEKLKESKYDYILIDSRTGNNDYLGICNIQLPDINIIITTPALQNINGGFEIASLILANKFTKNEREKPIILPILSRLDASHSKKSNEWKNIFVNKFKNIIKESLNNNSVNKDIYQYIRDTSIDYVIELAYGETLIFDKKKKEITPGSIQEQFINIWNYIENKQSFKKFLSISPLFPDAFFGRTSELKAVRDILFSSGNLLIISGEGGIGKTSFTSKYYHTYSEEYNHLAWIFVDKNFADAILSLAHVLHVTFPDLMTKNDRIKTLLPEMAKLKKPCLLVIDNVNNKEDLEAYYHFFAELNNFHILITTRISFFWKAKKYTITPLDKEDAFKLFKAHYPAHNPEEDGLLNQILQAVGYNTLVIELLSKNLSNLNNQLRKRYTLSLLLEDLKGKGLFGISQSEKINTSYNNYGIRLHKEKPEAILSVMYNLMELDEVEKGMLSVFALLPAEPIAYSSVEELLPNIENLDKTLLNLAQKGWIEFNDNSNSFKCSPIVQEVTRFQNKEKLFVHSELLITTLTKKLDYEAGTGNLVTISFDKGALYARYAESILCLAVILQHKENISPLLGLVGNFHKTTGNLNKALTFFEQNAQLNKELYEEYPQNVSFKNGLAISYEKLGVTHSALGNLDKALTFFDERSRLGKELYEEYPQNVSFKNELAISYEKLGVIHSALGNLDKALTFFDERSRLGKELYEEYPQNASFKNGLAISYEKLGVTHSALGNHVKALTFFDDETLLFEELYEEYPQNVSFKNGLAISYAKLGLFYRDERADWAKARRYFEQAEAFFSELVKNYPFYAEFQKNWSLVKDILNAL; encoded by the coding sequence ATGAATAAAAATAATATAATATCTTTTTACTCCTTCAAAGGAGGCTCAGGCAGAAGTCAACTAGTTGCAAATTTAGCCGCATATCTTTGCATATATGAGAACAAAAAAATACTTATTATAGATTGGGATTTAGATGCCCCGGGCATTGATTTATTCTTTAACTGTGAACGAAAAATAATCAATCGCGGCTTAATAGATGTTTTTGAAGATTACATCCACACTGTTCGGTCAGGCGAGATAATAAACGAAAATAATTTACCGATATTTGATTTCTCATTTAATATACTTTTAAACGGTAAAGGAGGAGAAGTCGACTTATTACCGGCAGCAAATTACAATAAAAGGAATTTTTCTATCGCAATAAATAACTTTGACTGGTTTGATTATTACGAAAACCTAGACGGCAAATACCATTTAGAATTTATTAAAGAAAAACTAAAAGAATCAAAATACGACTATATTCTTATTGATAGTAGAACAGGAAATAACGACTATCTTGGCATATGCAATATACAATTGCCTGATATAAACATAATTATTACCACACCAGCCCTACAAAATATTAATGGTGGATTTGAAATAGCATCACTTATTTTAGCGAATAAATTCACAAAAAACGAACGAGAGAAGCCAATCATACTGCCAATTCTTTCACGGCTTGATGCCTCTCATAGCAAGAAGTCAAACGAATGGAAAAATATATTTGTAAATAAATTTAAAAATATCATAAAAGAATCCCTAAACAATAATAGCGTCAACAAAGATATCTATCAATATATTCGAGATACATCTATTGATTATGTTATTGAGTTAGCATATGGAGAGACATTGATATTCGATAAGAAAAAAAAAGAAATAACTCCAGGCAGTATCCAAGAACAATTTATAAACATTTGGAATTACATAGAAAACAAACAATCTTTTAAAAAATTCCTTAGCATATCACCATTATTTCCTGATGCTTTTTTTGGACGCACAAGTGAACTAAAGGCAGTACGCGATATACTTTTTTCATCCGGAAATCTATTAATTATATCTGGTGAAGGAGGAATTGGCAAAACATCCTTCACATCAAAGTACTATCATACATATAGCGAAGAATATAATCACTTAGCTTGGATTTTTGTTGATAAAAACTTCGCTGATGCCATACTATCATTAGCACATGTGTTACACGTAACATTCCCTGATTTGATGACGAAAAATGATCGAATTAAGACTCTGCTCCCTGAAATGGCAAAACTGAAAAAGCCCTGCTTGCTGGTCATTGATAACGTAAATAACAAGGAAGATCTCGAAGCCTATTACCACTTCTTCGCGGAATTAAACAATTTTCATATTCTGATCACAACCAGAATATCATTTTTTTGGAAAGCTAAAAAATACACAATAACCCCTCTTGACAAAGAAGATGCATTCAAACTATTTAAAGCCCACTATCCAGCCCATAACCCTGAAGAAGATGGGTTACTAAATCAGATTTTGCAGGCAGTCGGATACAACACACTGGTTATTGAATTGCTGTCAAAAAACCTTAGCAACCTCAACAATCAGCTCCGCAAAAGATATACACTAAGTTTATTACTTGAAGATCTAAAAGGAAAAGGATTATTTGGAATAAGCCAAAGTGAAAAGATAAATACATCATATAATAACTATGGAATAAGGCTGCATAAAGAAAAACCGGAAGCAATTCTTTCGGTTATGTATAACCTCATGGAACTCGATGAGGTGGAAAAAGGTATGCTCTCGGTGTTTGCGCTGCTTCCGGCAGAACCGATAGCATATTCATCAGTTGAGGAGTTGTTGCCCAACATTGAAAATCTCGACAAAACTTTGCTAAACCTTGCCCAAAAAGGGTGGATAGAATTTAATGACAATTCCAACAGTTTTAAGTGCAGCCCTATTGTGCAGGAAGTTACCCGATTCCAGAACAAGGAAAAGCTTTTTGTGCATAGTGAACTTCTGATCACCACACTCACGAAAAAGCTTGATTATGAAGCAGGAACCGGCAATTTAGTAACAATCAGCTTTGATAAGGGAGCTCTTTATGCCCGATATGCAGAAAGCATACTTTGTCTTGCTGTTATTTTACAACATAAAGAAAACATAAGTCCACTATTAGGTCTCGTAGGTAATTTTCATAAAACAACAGGAAATCTCAACAAAGCTTTGACCTTTTTTGAGCAGAATGCCCAATTAAATAAAGAGCTCTATGAGGAATATCCACAAAATGTCTCCTTCAAAAATGGGCTCGCCATTTCGTATGAAAAACTCGGCGTAACTCACTCCGCTCTCGGCAATCTCGACAAAGCCCTGACATTCTTTGATGAACGATCCCGTTTAGGTAAAGAGCTCTATGAGGAATATCCACAAAATGTCTCCTTCAAAAACGAGCTCGCCATTTCGTATGAAAAACTCGGCGTAATTCACTCCGCTCTCGGCAATCTCGACAAAGCCCTGACATTCTTTGATGAACGATCCCGTTTAGGTAAAGAGCTTTATGAGGAATATCCACAAAATGCCTCCTTCAAAAACGGACTTGCCATTTCGTATGAAAAACTCGGCGTAACTCACTCCGCTCTCGGCAATCACGTCAAAGCCCTGACATTCTTTGATGATGAAACCCTTTTATTTGAAGAGCTCTACGAGGAATATCCACAAAATGTCTCCTTCAAAAACGGGCTCGCCATTTCGTATGCGAAGTTAGGGCTTTTCTACAGAGATGAGCGCGCCGATTGGGCAAAAGCTCGTCGATATTTTGAACAGGCAGAAGCATTTTTTAGTGAACTCGTAAAGAACTATCCCTTCTACGCTGAATTTCAAAAGAACTGGTCGTTGGTAAAAGATATTCTGAACGCCTTATAA
- a CDS encoding restriction endonuclease subunit S translates to MSRHQKYPAYKNSGVEWIGEIPEHWEVKQTRHVFRIFSGSTPKSGEELFWDGDITWFTPEDLGNNQQNNISESRKKITEDGYKSCGTSLAKANSLVLSTRAPIGHIALSTVPACCNQGCRILEPENSCSGYWYYTLLSAKPALQSLGQGSTFMELPRQSLASFKLPYPPLEEQQAIASFLDRKTAQIDELITKKEELLKKLDEKRTALITQAVTKGIDPSAPMKESGVEWIGRVPTHWKVTRIKFLFPRLYSGVSVNSDAFPSDQDSIGVLKTSCVYGNRFSPEENKKVIDEETEQVACSVTKDSVIISRMNTPDLVGSCGYVEFDYPNLFLPDRLWIARFENHKKMVGKYAWYLIISDTVIKLTGVLATGTSGSMKNLSQDSFLNIATAVPPIEEQQAITKFLDNTTATIDRQKAQVTEAIERLKEYRNALITDTVTGKMDVHLHGKK, encoded by the coding sequence ATGAGCCGCCATCAAAAATATCCGGCATACAAGAATTCCGGAGTGGAGTGGATCGGGGAAATTCCGGAACACTGGGAGGTAAAACAAACAAGACACGTTTTCAGGATTTTTAGTGGATCAACTCCAAAAAGCGGTGAAGAACTTTTCTGGGATGGCGATATTACATGGTTCACACCTGAAGATTTAGGCAATAACCAGCAAAACAATATCTCGGAGAGCAGAAAAAAAATAACTGAAGATGGCTATAAAAGCTGCGGCACTTCTCTTGCAAAAGCGAACAGTTTAGTTCTTTCAACTCGTGCACCCATCGGGCATATTGCTCTTTCAACAGTGCCGGCATGCTGCAATCAGGGATGCAGAATTCTTGAACCTGAAAACAGTTGTTCTGGATATTGGTATTACACCCTGTTATCAGCAAAACCAGCATTGCAAAGCTTGGGACAAGGCAGCACTTTTATGGAACTCCCCCGTCAAAGCCTTGCCAGTTTCAAATTACCATATCCCCCTCTCGAAGAACAGCAAGCCATTGCAAGCTTCCTTGACCGGAAAACAGCACAAATCGACGAACTGATTACAAAAAAAGAGGAGCTGCTCAAAAAACTCGACGAAAAACGCACCGCCCTCATCACCCAGGCCGTCACTAAAGGGATTGACCCGTCAGCGCCGATGAAAGAGTCTGGTGTTGAGTGGATTGGGAGAGTGCCGACACACTGGAAGGTGACACGTATAAAATTCCTATTTCCTCGTTTGTATTCAGGTGTAAGTGTCAATTCTGATGCATTTCCTTCTGACCAAGATTCGATTGGAGTCCTTAAAACAAGCTGTGTTTACGGAAACAGATTCTCTCCAGAAGAGAATAAAAAAGTAATTGATGAAGAGACGGAACAAGTCGCTTGTTCAGTAACCAAAGACAGTGTTATCATAAGTAGAATGAACACCCCGGACTTGGTTGGAAGCTGCGGTTATGTTGAGTTCGATTATCCGAATCTATTTTTGCCTGACCGACTTTGGATAGCACGATTCGAAAACCACAAAAAGATGGTCGGGAAATATGCATGGTACCTTATTATCTCAGATACTGTTATAAAACTTACAGGTGTTCTTGCAACAGGAACGAGCGGAAGCATGAAAAATCTTTCTCAGGATTCTTTTTTGAATATCGCCACAGCAGTACCCCCAATTGAAGAACAGCAAGCTATTACCAAATTCCTTGACAATACAACAGCGACAATAGATCGTCAGAAAGCACAAGTTACTGAAGCAATCGAACGACTCAAAGAGTACCGAAATGCGCTCATCACCGATACTGTAACCGGTAAAATGGATGTTCACTTGCATGGAAAAAAGTAA
- a CDS encoding type I restriction-modification system subunit M — protein MASSNHQDLAGFIWNIANKLRGPYRPPQYRHVMLPMTILRRLDLVLEPTKDQVLAELERLKKKNMTGPALEAALSRVANGGNRKQALYNTSPFTFQKLLGDAPNIADNLISYIRGFSPRVRDIFEKFEFEKEIEKLDDSNRLFLIVKEFCSTEIDLSPAKLSNLQMGYLFEELVRKFNEQANEEAGDHFTPREVIRLMVELMFVYENEVFKAGKYSSIYDPTAGTGGMLSVAEEYIKRKNRDANIELFGQEYNPESYAICCSDLLIKDEEIANLVYGDTLGIKDAKSRAYNFVPQDGHPDKEFHFMLSNPPFGVEWKPEKSYVDDEAELGFSGRFGAGVPRINDGSLLFLQHMISKFHSSPQSGGDGSRIAIVFNGSPLFTSDAGSGESNIRRWIIENDWLDAVIALPDQMFYNTGIFTYVWIVTNKKPEERKGYVQLIDGTRHFRKMKKSMGNKRNELSDDHISELVKLYGNFRQNAECTTENNGSEEKRICSKIFRNIDFGYLKMTVERPLRLNFQASPERIELLKTETAFHNLILSKKKSVEAQAEAFQNGKVLQQALLEALQGMDSETLYRDRPLFAKALDDALKSADIKIDAPLKKAILNALGQRDEKAEICRDSKGNPEPDPELRDTELLPLPDDTCLPLPIGYDKDANNSKLLKLVQSHCEEYLKREVLPHVSDAWIDHSKTKVGYEIPLTRHFYVYKPPRPLEEIEADIKALEADILALLREVVE, from the coding sequence ATGGCATCAAGCAATCATCAGGATCTCGCAGGATTTATCTGGAATATCGCCAACAAGCTCAGGGGCCCATACCGCCCACCACAGTACCGGCACGTCATGCTGCCCATGACCATTCTGCGCCGTCTCGACCTGGTGCTTGAGCCAACAAAAGATCAGGTACTTGCTGAGCTGGAGAGACTGAAAAAGAAAAATATGACCGGCCCGGCGCTTGAAGCCGCGCTCTCAAGAGTTGCCAACGGCGGCAACCGCAAGCAGGCGCTCTACAACACCAGCCCGTTCACGTTTCAGAAACTGCTTGGGGATGCTCCGAATATTGCTGACAATCTGATCTCCTACATCAGGGGTTTTTCACCCCGTGTCCGCGACATCTTCGAAAAATTCGAGTTTGAAAAGGAGATTGAAAAGCTTGACGACAGCAACCGCCTTTTTCTGATAGTGAAAGAGTTCTGCAGCACAGAGATTGACCTCTCACCTGCCAAGCTCTCGAACCTTCAGATGGGTTACCTCTTCGAGGAACTGGTACGAAAATTCAACGAACAGGCCAATGAAGAAGCTGGAGATCACTTCACCCCGCGCGAAGTTATCCGCCTCATGGTTGAGTTGATGTTCGTCTATGAGAATGAGGTTTTCAAAGCCGGAAAATACAGCTCCATCTACGACCCGACAGCAGGAACCGGCGGTATGCTCTCGGTTGCAGAAGAGTACATCAAGCGCAAAAACCGTGACGCCAACATTGAGCTTTTCGGGCAGGAGTACAACCCGGAATCCTACGCTATCTGCTGTTCCGACCTGCTCATCAAGGACGAAGAGATTGCCAACCTTGTCTATGGCGATACGCTCGGCATCAAGGATGCAAAAAGCCGAGCCTACAACTTTGTCCCGCAGGACGGCCACCCCGACAAAGAGTTTCACTTCATGCTCTCCAATCCGCCCTTCGGTGTGGAGTGGAAACCTGAAAAGAGTTATGTGGATGATGAAGCCGAACTTGGTTTCAGCGGACGTTTCGGAGCCGGAGTGCCGCGCATCAACGACGGCTCGCTGCTCTTTTTGCAACATATGATATCCAAATTCCACTCTTCCCCGCAGAGCGGTGGCGACGGATCACGAATTGCCATTGTCTTTAACGGCTCTCCCCTCTTCACCAGCGATGCCGGAAGCGGTGAAAGCAATATCCGGCGCTGGATCATTGAAAACGACTGGCTCGATGCGGTAATCGCCCTGCCCGACCAGATGTTCTACAACACCGGCATCTTCACCTACGTCTGGATTGTCACCAACAAGAAGCCTGAAGAGCGCAAAGGATATGTGCAGCTCATCGACGGAACCCGTCATTTCCGCAAGATGAAAAAGAGCATGGGCAACAAGCGCAACGAGCTCTCCGATGATCATATCAGTGAACTGGTAAAACTTTACGGCAACTTCCGGCAGAACGCTGAATGCACTACAGAGAACAACGGCAGTGAAGAGAAAAGAATATGCTCCAAAATCTTCCGCAACATCGATTTCGGCTATCTGAAAATGACCGTTGAACGCCCCCTGCGCCTCAACTTTCAGGCGAGCCCCGAACGCATTGAACTACTTAAAACCGAAACCGCATTCCATAACCTGATACTGAGTAAAAAGAAATCCGTCGAAGCACAGGCCGAGGCATTCCAGAATGGCAAAGTCTTACAGCAGGCTCTGCTTGAAGCCCTGCAAGGCATGGATAGTGAAACACTTTACCGCGACCGCCCTCTCTTTGCAAAAGCATTGGATGACGCACTGAAAAGTGCTGATATAAAAATTGATGCTCCGCTGAAAAAGGCAATACTCAATGCACTCGGCCAGCGTGACGAGAAAGCGGAAATCTGCCGTGACAGCAAAGGCAACCCGGAACCCGATCCTGAACTTCGCGACACGGAACTGCTCCCGCTTCCTGACGACACCTGCCTGCCGCTGCCGATCGGCTACGATAAAGACGCCAATAACAGCAAGCTCCTCAAGCTGGTGCAAAGCCACTGCGAAGAGTATCTCAAGCGAGAGGTACTGCCGCACGTCAGTGACGCATGGATAGACCACAGCAAAACAAAAGTCGGTTACGAAATCCCCCTCACCCGGCACTTCTACGTCTACAAACCACCCCGCCCGCTGGAAGAGATTGAGGCCGACATAAAAGCTCTGGAAGCAGATATTCTTGCCCTGCTCCGGGAGGTTGTTGAATGA
- a CDS encoding DUF3800 domain-containing protein encodes MDGIPYSDYLIFVDESGDHGLVTLDKEFPVFALVFCIISKHDYLNFLVPTVQKLKLDIWGHDQVILHERDIRKESGIFATLRTNRALREEFLERLTQIIADAPIQLITSIIDKPKLLSKYATPFNPYELALRFCMERILTYLSSQGETGKRLHVLLEARGKIEDAQLELEFRRICANQCDWYYKSTDFQKMKFEPVFVPKASNSTGLQIADLVARPLALQYLRPTQSNRTYEILKSKELNRKVFP; translated from the coding sequence ATGGATGGTATTCCTTATAGCGATTATCTCATTTTTGTCGATGAAAGTGGCGACCATGGCCTTGTCACGCTGGATAAGGAGTTTCCCGTGTTTGCACTGGTGTTTTGCATCATCAGCAAGCACGATTATTTAAACTTTCTTGTGCCGACTGTTCAAAAGTTGAAACTTGATATATGGGGTCACGACCAGGTGATACTGCATGAACGGGATATCCGAAAAGAAAGCGGCATATTCGCAACGTTGAGAACGAACAGAGCCTTGCGAGAAGAGTTTTTGGAAAGGCTTACTCAAATCATTGCCGATGCACCCATACAGCTTATCACATCAATCATTGACAAACCGAAACTGCTGAGCAAGTATGCCACTCCTTTCAACCCCTATGAGTTGGCATTACGTTTCTGTATGGAGAGGATTTTGACCTACTTGAGCAGTCAGGGAGAGACAGGGAAGCGATTACATGTGCTTCTCGAAGCACGGGGAAAAATTGAAGATGCCCAGCTTGAGCTCGAGTTCCGGCGTATTTGTGCCAATCAGTGCGACTGGTATTACAAATCGACGGATTTTCAGAAAATGAAGTTTGAGCCTGTTTTTGTACCGAAAGCAAGCAACTCAACCGGCCTGCAAATAGCTGACCTTGTTGCGCGGCCACTGGCACTTCAGTACTTGCGGCCCACTCAATCCAACAGAACCTACGAAATCTTGAAAAGCAAAGAGCTGAATAGAAAAGTTTTCCCATAA
- a CDS encoding COG2958 family protein: protein MAGYSFLDLAYEVLLQSPAPLTYQEIWNKGKESGLTEKIRTSGKTPWQSLGAQLYIEVRDNDQSRFIKAGERPARFFLASREKELPSDIISVIEKAEAKTKDNTVKYQERDLHPLLAYFAYANLSFNRGRPILTKTIFHEKSQKAGYNEWVHPDMVGFYLPIKDWKSEVIELNRLSDNNSLRLFSFELKKQLNRANYREAFFQAVSNSSWAHEGYLVAPNILQNDDFLSELERLASSFGIGIIHLDLADIDASTILYPAHRKEALDWETINKLCLQNKDFEKFLQDVKIDFESKRLHRSEYDEVHKEIKEYIRSKLHIDVLE from the coding sequence ATGGCTGGATACTCTTTTCTTGACCTGGCTTACGAGGTGCTGCTGCAATCTCCGGCTCCGCTGACCTATCAGGAGATATGGAACAAGGGAAAAGAGAGTGGGCTTACCGAAAAGATTCGGACGTCAGGTAAAACCCCATGGCAAAGTCTTGGTGCTCAACTCTACATTGAGGTGCGTGACAATGACCAGTCAAGGTTCATCAAGGCAGGTGAACGACCAGCCCGTTTTTTTCTTGCCTCACGCGAAAAAGAGTTGCCTTCTGATATCATATCGGTAATCGAAAAGGCAGAGGCCAAAACAAAGGATAACACTGTCAAATATCAGGAACGGGACCTTCATCCCCTTCTTGCCTATTTTGCCTATGCAAACCTTTCTTTCAACAGAGGCCGCCCGATCCTCACCAAAACGATCTTCCACGAAAAATCACAGAAAGCGGGTTATAACGAGTGGGTACACCCAGACATGGTAGGTTTTTACCTGCCTATAAAGGACTGGAAATCAGAGGTTATAGAGCTCAACCGGTTATCGGATAACAACTCACTCCGGCTATTTTCCTTTGAGCTAAAAAAACAGCTTAACAGGGCCAATTACCGTGAAGCCTTTTTTCAGGCAGTTTCAAACTCATCATGGGCTCATGAAGGGTATCTTGTTGCTCCGAACATATTGCAGAATGACGACTTCCTCTCTGAACTCGAACGCCTTGCCTCTTCATTCGGCATTGGAATCATCCATCTCGATCTCGCGGATATCGACGCATCAACAATTCTCTACCCTGCACACCGCAAAGAGGCTCTTGACTGGGAGACTATCAACAAGCTTTGCCTGCAGAACAAAGATTTTGAAAAATTTCTTCAGGATGTCAAGATAGACTTTGAATCAAAACGTCTCCATCGCTCGGAATATGACGAGGTGCACAAAGAGATCAAGGAGTACATCCGCTCGAAGTTGCACATTGACGTACTTGAATAG